Proteins encoded in a region of the Panicum hallii strain FIL2 chromosome 3, PHallii_v3.1, whole genome shotgun sequence genome:
- the LOC112884869 gene encoding glycine-rich RNA-binding protein 2, mitochondrial-like — MALANKLGGLLKKATSSNPSIYQAIRCMSSSKLFVGGLSYGTDDHSLRDAFSNYGQVIEARVIMDRESGRSRGFGFITYTSSEEASAAITAMDGKDLHGRNIRVNHATERTGGFRAGGGGGFGGGGYGGGGGGYGGGYGGGYGGGSSGGGGYGGNYGNRSGGGYGGGGVADGSGGNFAAGGGDGFGSNFGGDSGFGAAGGSTGGDEFSAGGSFSSNRNDGIMDDMFKDDEPDNYADKRA; from the exons ATGGCACTTGCTAATAAGCTTGGTGGCCTGCTTAAGAAAGCCACTAGTTCAAATCCTTCTATCTATCAAGCAATCAGATGCATGTCATCATCCAAGCTCTTTGTTGGAG GGCTTTCTTATGGCACCGATGATCACAGTCTTAGAGATGCCTTTTCCAATTATGGCCAGGTTATTGAAG CTAGGGTTATCATGGACCGTGAGTCTGGAAGATCTAGAGGTTTTGGCTTTATAACTTACACATCATCCGAGGAGGCTTCTGctgccatcacagccatggatggAAAG GATCTCCATGGAAGGAACATACGGGTTAACCATGCTACCGAGAGAACTGGTGGCTTCCgggccggtggcggtggtggttttggtggtggtggctacggcggcggcggcggtggttacGGCGGCGGCTACGGTGGGGGCTATGGtggcggcagcagcggcggtGGGGGTTATGGTGGCAACTATGGCAACAGGAGTGGTGGTGGCTATGGGGGTGGTGGAGTTGCAGATGGATCTGGGGGCAATTTTGCTGCTGGAGGTGGTGACGGCTTTGGCAGCAACTTTGGTGGTGACAGTGGGTTTGGCGCTGCCGGTGGCTCCACTGGTGGTGATGAGTTCTCTGCTGGTGGCAGCTTCAGCAGCAACAGGAATGACGGAATCATGGATGATATGTTCAAGGACGACGAGCCTGACAACTACGCCGACAAAAGGGCCTAG
- the LOC112884868 gene encoding ureide permease 1-like → MDRAVACATSSCLLLITCHKVLEMFVVEDKAGAIAVMLASLLLLGTWPALLTLLERRGRLPQHTYLDYSLTNFLAAVLIALTFGQLGAGEPDFFAQLSQDNWPSVMFAMAGGVVLSVGNLSTQYAWAYVGLSVTEVISCSMVVVIGTTLNYFLDNRINRAEILFPGVACFLIAVILGSAVHASNAADNKEKLRASGIEEPSKEVLDKDAPKDLEDGSSGAKHAPSSKAEAGTAEYLIQLEERRSIKVSRSSTFFGLGIVFFSGVCLSLFSPAFNLATNDQWHALPGGVPHLAVYTAFFYFSISCFIINVGLNILFLYRPMAGAPESSLRAYLSDWKGRQWALLAGLLGGFGNGLQFMGGQAAGYAAADAVQALPLVSTFWGVLLFGEYRKSSRRTYILLGLMLFMFVAAVAVLMASSGHRGNK, encoded by the exons ATGGACCGTGCCGTTGCCTGCGCGACTTCGTCTTGTCTGCTGCTCATCACTTGCCAC AAGGTGCTGGAGATGTTCGTGGTCGAGGACAAGGCCGGCGCCATCGCGGTGATGCTGgcgtcgctgctgctgctgggcacCTGGCCGGCGCTGCTCACGCTGCTGGAGCGCCGGGGCCGGCTGCCGCAGCACACCTACCTGGACTACTCGCTGACCaacttcctcgccgccgtgctCATCGCGCTCACCTTCGGCCAGCTCGGGGCCGGCGAGCCCGACTTCTTCGCGCAGCTCAGCCAG GATAACTGGCCCTCGGTGATGTtcgccatggccggcggcgtgGTGCTCAGCGTCGGGAACCTGTCGACGCAGTATGCCTGGGCGTATGTGGGTCTCTCCGTGACCGAGGTCATCAGCTGCAGCATGGTGGTGGTCATAG GCACGACGCTGAACTACTTCCTGGACAACCGCATCAACAGGGCGGAGATACTCTTCCCCGGCGTGGCGTGCTTCCTCATCGCCGTCATCCTCGGCTCCGCTGTCCATGCCTCCAATGCAGCTGACAACAAGGAAAAACttag GGCAAGTGGAATCGAGGAGCCAAGCAAAGAAGTACTTGACAAAG ATGCTCCCAAGGACTTGGAGGATGGATCCTCTGGAGCTAAGCATGCCCCCAGCAGCAAAGCTGAGGCAGGCACTGCAGAATACCTCATCCAGCTCGAAGAGCGGCGTTCGATCAAG GTATCCAGGTCGAGCACCTTCTTCGGTCTTGGGATAGTCTTCTTCTCCGGCGTGTGCCTGTCGCTCTTCTCCCCGGCGTTCAACCTGGCCACCAACGACCAGTGGCACGCCCTCCCCGGCGGCGTGCCGCACCTAGCGGTCTACACCGCCTTCTTCTACTTCTCCATCTCGTGCTTCATCATCAACGTCGGCCTCAACATCCTGTTCCTCTACCGGCCGATGGCCGGCGCGCCCGAGTCCTCCCTCAGGGCCTACCTCAGCGACTGGAAAGGCCGGCAGTGGGCGCTCCTCGCCGGCCTGCTCGGTGGCTTCGGCAACGGGCTCCAGTTCATGGGCGGCCAGGCTGCTGGCTACGCTGCTGCTGATGCTGTTCAG GCATTGCCTCTTGTGAGCACATTCTGGGGCGTCCTGCTGTTCGGGGAGTACCGGAAGTCGTCGCGGAGAACCTACATCCTGCTCGGGCTCATGCTGTTCATGttcgtcgccgccgtcgccgtgctCATGGCCTCGTCAGGTCACAGGGGCAACAAGTGA
- the LOC112885776 gene encoding cyclin-A2-1-like, whose amino-acid sequence MAGRKEKHVLIACQATSGRITRSKAAANRTRSGAAPSVPLPLKAEQKHAAKGKMKRETSDENSYADAGASAPQPKKRIVLKNVTNISCANACKKCTAVTKLQPRPSQKVGQCINKQCSNKNPKLLPLAAGGSLFVNDSNSAEETQKVDLLAQKKKQIGLVEKEGAVSLQNIEQNRDSAFHEAFFEERNARNKLEIAALKAGGSDGLNIVDIDKNNGDPQMCVTYVAEIYRNLMASELIRRPRPNYMETLQQDITTSMRGLLIDWLVEVSEEYKLVADTLYLTVYLIDQFLSQNCIQMQKLQLLGITSMLIASKYEEFCAPSVEEFCIITDSTYQKAEVLEMERKVLDDLGFHLSVPTTNMFLRRFLRAAQASCIAPSSTLCYLANYLAELTLIDYGFLKFLPSVVAASSVFLARWTLNQSDHPWNPTLEHYTSYKSSNIRMCVCALQKLQHNTNNCPLKSIREKYGQQKFECVANLRSPELLQSLFT is encoded by the exons ATGGctggaagaaaagaaaaacatgTACTTATTGCTTGCCAAGCAACCAGTGGTAGAATCACACGATCTAAAGCTGCTGCGAATCGTACAAGATCTGGGGCGGCTCCTTCTGTACCACTTCCTCTGAAAGCCGAACAAAAACATGCAGCAAAAGGAAAGATGAAAAGGGAAACTTCAGATGAAAATTCTTATGCCGATGCTGGAGCTTCAGCTCCTCAGCCTAAAAAGCGCATAGTTCTCAAGAATGTAACCAACATAAGCTGTGCTAATGCTTGCAAAAAATGCACTGCtgtaactaagttgcag CCGAGGCCTTCCCAGAAGGTTGGACAGTGCATAAACAAGCAGTGTTCAAATAAGAACCCCAAGCTTCTCCCTCTAGCTGCTGGGGGGAGTTTATTTGTGAATGATTCTAACAGTGCTGAAGAAACACAAAAGGTAGACCTTTTGGCACAGAAAAAGAAGCAGATTGGTTTGGTTGAAAAAGAGGGGGCTGTATCATTACAGAATATTGAACAAAACAGAGACAGTGCTTTTCATGAGGCATTCTTTGAGGAAAGAAATGCCAGGAATAAACTCGAAATTGCTGCCTTAAAGGCTG GGGGCTCTGATGGTTTAAACATTGTAGATATTGACAAAAATAATGGTGATCCTCAAATGTGTGTTACCTACGTTGCAGAGATATACAGAAATCTAATGGCCTCAGAG CTTATAAGAAGACCTAGGCCAAATTACATGGAAACTTTGCAACAAGACATCACAACGAGCATGCGAGGTCTTCTAATTGATTGGCTTGTTGAG GTTTCTGAAGAATATAAGCTTGTGGCAGATACACTTTACCTTACAGTATATCTTATTGACCAATTTCTTTCTCAGAATTGTATCCAAATGCAGAAACTACAACTTCTTGGAATAACCAGCATGCTTATAGCCTC GAAATATGAAGAGTTTTGTGCTCCTAGCGTTGAAGAATTTTGTATCATAACAGACAGTACATATCAGAAGGCTGAG GTTCTGGAAATGGAGCGTAAAGTGCTTGATGACCTGGGATTTCATTTATCTGTTCCAACAACAAACATGTTTCTCAG GAGATTCCTAAGAGCAGCACAGGCTTCTTGTATA GCTCCTTCGTCTACATTGTGTTATCTGGCCAATTATCTAGCAGAGTTGACTTTGATCGACTATGGTTTCCTGAAATTTCTTCCTTCAGTGGTGGCAGCATCTTCAGTTTTCCTTGCAAGATGGACACTTAACCAATCAGACCATCCATGG AACCCTACTCTTGAGCACTACACCTCTTACAAAAGTTCCAATATTCGAATGTGCGTGTGTGCTCTACAGAAACTACAACATAACACCAATAATTGCCCCCTCAAATCCATTCGTGAGAAGTACGGGCAGCAAAAG TTCGAGTGTGTCGCCAACCTGAGGTCACCAGAGCTGCTGCAGTCACTTTTCACTTGA